In Myxocyprinus asiaticus isolate MX2 ecotype Aquarium Trade chromosome 12, UBuf_Myxa_2, whole genome shotgun sequence, the DNA window AGATGTGATAAATCTACTGTAAGGTTTTCAACCAGTGGTTTGTGAAggttctatgtgtgtgtgtgtgtgtgtgtgtgtgtgtagcgttAACTAATCACTAATTGACATTACCTTCTGCTTTTATTCATGCACTGCAAATATTAATTTCTTACTCAATattattgtcttgttttccagtaaagatatctaaacatacttaaaacaagatttaattgagaagcaaaattatataatttattaaacctgaagtgtgtaacttttatgATGTTAAAATACcctctcctatcccagtttaatatgcagagacaacagttAGTAGGCAATTTGTAGCTTGATttccttgaaaactgtaaacactgtgtctctgtggctctATTAAAATATTACTCTGTAATGTTTTAGAGTCCTGGCTgtctgacacaacaacattgactcaataaatggtgtgagtttggtgaGGGACAATCTATTTAACAGATCAATGGAAGGAGTGAATATTTGGGAAAGttgtttgaaaataatgtttatttttgcaatttcgctTGGTTGCtcacaaattacacacttcagctgtaagtcttgttttcaaagaattctAACAAAATGTATAGGGGTATCAATcgataaattattttaatcaaattaattacatgaaatgccgattaattaatcatatatataaatatttgctcaaAAGGCCCcccaaaaaacacaatttaatatattataataaaaataattattagacCATACAAAacgtggctttagaagtcaatgtaTTGTTTGGTTTATTTCTATATCATTAAATGTAtacctatcattggcctacagtccacagcaatcgaCTGTACAATTGTTCTCTATAAACACAGGTTagacagacgcttttggagtggcccagtgtGCTTGTGTCACGTTTTACTGGTTTTTAGGATGTttaaagttaaatgtagtttgaatctttaaaaaaacacatcttgagagtTGAGACCTGCTTTCTGCTGTCTTCGAAGAGCTGTGCATTagctgtacagctggagttgtgcttactTGTCCCTACTGACTGAGACCTGCAAAAATATGAatgtggtacatcaagcttgaaaacAAGTGCAGTGTGGTGGAGATACACTTATAAGATACTGCATGCATTTAAACAATTGCACAACATATCTTTTTATCATTTATGTGAAAAGTACATTACATTCTTGGCTTTTCAGGTGTTGTAATGATGCAGTGGTCATCTGAGTGGGTGGAGCAACACTATGATGTCTCCTCTACCACATCACCTTCGGTTCACCCTAAGCCCCTCTCATATCCCCAGCCTAGCCGTCCTGGGTTCTCAGGCTATAATGATGACATCAGTGCTCTCAGTGCCTCTAGCTTGCTGAAGCGCTATGCTGAGAGATATTCCTTCAACTCTGCCTTACCAGAGCATGGGACTTTCCTGAAAAGTGAGCAGCACCAAGAAACATGGCCTGTGGGATACAGTTTGGAGGCGCACCCTGGTTTAGATGCATTGAAGGGGACTTCGGGGACTGAAAGTGACCTTCCAGAGCAGCAGTACAGCCGTGGTCCCACATCTCAGGATTACCCTTCATCTTACACTAGTCAGCATCTGCTCCCTAAACCATCCTATCTTCCTTCACCAGCATTTTCCTTGCCATCTGTATACCTGCCCCCCACACCAGGCTATGCTTATCCTCAACAATGCAGTCTGACCGCCAGTTACCCCCATAGCACCCCTTCTTTGCTGCACTCAGGCCTACACACACTGACTCCTCTGAATGTCACTCTCAGCAGCCTCAGTCCTGCGGAACTTCCACGCAACAGGAAGTTTGGCTTTGACCAACCCAAAACTGCCAGAGTGTCACCATACACCATCAGGGACAAGGGTGATCGACAAAGCAGTGATGGTGGATGTGTCAATGAAAACTGTGGGACGGACACCCAAAGTTACAGGCCAGAAAGTCTTTCCACCCAGTCTGATCTTGAGGCAGATTTGGTGGGTAAAACCAGTCCTCTACGGCCTCAGGAGACACGATCTTATGGAGGTCCAGGACAGTACACATATCCCTAAGTCTACTTGACAGCTACCCAGACAGCTTCCcaaaaatcaatacatttttacgTGTTTATAGCAATACTTTAACATATCAACTATTTGAAATTATATGAAACATGACGATTGTTTTTACAGTAGACCAAGGTTCTATGATTCCATGAGACTGCTCTACTAGCCGTGGACTAAGCTAAGTACATGTCTCTCTTATGCACATTGTCAATAGCATGCCTCAGGTGATTTAACTAACTGCAGctataaaggtgaagtgtgtaatttcagcatTACTAGTGGCATCCaattggaattgcaaaaaataattatttcccCCAAGTACTTTGCACATCTCCTGCCCCaagctcacaccattggttaagccaatgtggCAGTGTTGGAGTTGCTCAGAcaaaggccagaaacatacagtACTTTATGCAAATACACATACGCAGATGTGAGCGCTTGGCCATTGCATTGCAAACACCTGGCCCtgttgaacatgcttaatgtgcgttattgcgttactgtggcggtaacaaattGAAGTACTCAAGGAGGCGGTAGAATTACAGCAATTGTTTTGCCCTTGTGACAACATTTGGAACTTTTGTAATGCAACAGCACACATAATCTAGCTTGCTTAGCTAGAAACGTCCAAATGGCTTacttgtctctgtatattaaactgggataggagaaagtattttaacatcaaaaaattaTACACATCATCTTTAATGAGGCCTGTAGCACAGACGCTATTTGTATCCCTTCATTTCGACATTCCGCTGATCCTTAAATTactctttcttttttattcttatCCTTTCCTTTATGCTCTCGCCCTCTATAATTATGATGTGCAGTGAATATTACAGTGACAAACACTAATCCACTGCTTCAATCAATGAAACCCAAGCCAAAGAAAGACTGAAAGAGAGGAATgtaaaaagaaagggaaaaagaaaTAAGATTTTATAACAATTCTCAAACTTATTTACCATTTTCTTAATTTCTtcttaaaatacacaaaaacatatcttacattttaaatcagaaaacaGATATGAATGTTTCACATGTCATGAGTGTAATATAAGGTTTTCATACATGTTGTTTGTGAACATGTGAGGGGCAATTGTAGTAAACCAGTGTAATTTAACGGAGGTGTAAACCAGTGTTCTGTAACACTGTGATGTTTGAAATACTCTTACTTTCGAAATATTAGGTAAGATTCCTCTATAAACTTTGAATGTAAATCTGATTTCCCTCAGGAATTATGAAGCCATACCTATCTTTTATCTTATAGAAAGTTTGAGTATGACAGATGctttcacatttttattgtatagctTTTCTTAGAGTCTGTGCCATGTCCATTATGCGACATGGATGAAGTTGCAAAATTATTCTAAAGTTGtcctttaatactttttaatgttAAAACTTAACTGTATTTGTAAATCCTTGCCAATACACACACTCCTAtttcaaatttaaatatttaaactatATTATTACACATTGCACATTAATATGTCAAGCATCAACTTTCACTGTGCTATCTGGGCTGCGAAAAGGCTAAGAAAATGTGCTAAGCAGTCTTTTCCACTATTCCCCTATTGTGACTCTTACTATGGAAACCCACTGAGCTGTCCCAGCCCCCTAAGGTGATCACTGGATGTATTTTCTTCTGACCATCTGACCCTCTGACCTCCGCccattctttattttaaa includes these proteins:
- the LOC127448652 gene encoding fidgetin-like; its protein translation is MMQWSSEWVEQHYDVSSTTSPSVHPKPLSYPQPSRPGFSGYNDDISALSASSLLKRYAERYSFNSALPEHGTFLKSEQHQETWPVGYSLEAHPGLDALKGTSGTESDLPEQQYSRGPTSQDYPSSYTSQHLLPKPSYLPSPAFSLPSVYLPPTPGYAYPQQCSLTASYPHSTPSLLHSGLHTLTPLNVTLSSLSPAELPRNRKFGFDQPKTARVSPYTIRDKGDRQSSDGGCVNENCGTDTQSYRPESLSTQSDLEADLVGKTSPLRPQETRSYGGPGQYTYP